In Streptomyces sp. NBC_01551, one DNA window encodes the following:
- a CDS encoding Nif3-like dinuclear metal center hexameric protein, producing the protein MPRLSEVIAALDALWPPSRAEQWDAVGTVCGDPDAEVSRVLFAVDPVQEIADEAVKLGADLIVTHHPLYLRGTTTVEAGTFKGRVVHTLIKNDIALHVAHTNADTADPGVSDALAGALDLRVTGPLVPDPSDPEGRRGLGRICELDHPETLREFAARAAARLPRTAQGIRAAGDPDALIRTVAVSGGSGDSLFADVRAAGVDAFLTADLRHHPASEAREQSPLALVDAAHWATEWPWCEQAAAQLDAISERHGWGLRTHVSRTVTDPWTAHAPSDVPSSPSSISGAPN; encoded by the coding sequence GTGCCCCGTCTCTCCGAAGTCATCGCCGCGCTGGACGCCCTGTGGCCCCCTTCCCGGGCCGAGCAGTGGGACGCCGTCGGCACCGTCTGTGGTGATCCCGACGCAGAGGTCTCCCGGGTCCTCTTCGCCGTGGACCCCGTCCAGGAGATCGCCGACGAGGCGGTCAAGCTGGGCGCCGACCTGATCGTCACCCACCACCCCCTCTACCTCCGCGGGACCACCACCGTCGAGGCCGGCACCTTCAAGGGCCGTGTCGTGCACACGCTGATCAAGAACGACATCGCGCTGCACGTCGCCCACACCAACGCCGACACCGCCGACCCCGGCGTCTCCGACGCCCTCGCCGGCGCCCTCGACCTGCGCGTCACCGGCCCGCTCGTGCCCGACCCGAGCGACCCCGAAGGCCGCCGAGGCCTCGGCCGGATCTGCGAGCTGGACCACCCCGAGACCCTGCGCGAGTTCGCCGCCCGCGCCGCCGCCCGGCTCCCGCGCACCGCGCAGGGCATCCGCGCGGCCGGCGACCCGGACGCCCTCATCCGCACCGTCGCCGTCAGCGGCGGCTCCGGCGACAGCCTGTTCGCCGACGTGCGCGCGGCCGGCGTGGACGCCTTCCTCACCGCCGACCTGCGCCACCACCCCGCGTCGGAGGCGCGCGAGCAGAGCCCGCTCGCCCTGGTCGACGCCGCCCACTGGGCCACCGAGTGGCCCTGGTGCGAGCAGGCCGCCGCGCAGCTCGACGCGATTTCCGAGCGCCACGGCTGGGGTCTGCGAACCCACGTCTCGCGCACGGTCACCGACCCGTGGACGGCGCACGCGCCGTCCGACGTTCCGTCATCCCCCTCTTCTATCTCAGGAGCCCCCAACTGA
- a CDS encoding DNA-binding response regulator, which translates to MPVAHRTARSLRVLLHPPNPPLAVRLGLQPDLEVVDSPMARPAVALVEELAAVAPVLADDPECRVLLLTGSAHPGLAAAALAAGASGLILRDGPIEDLADAIRRAARGEQVVDPALTTP; encoded by the coding sequence ATGCCCGTTGCGCACCGTACCGCCCGATCCCTGCGGGTACTGCTGCACCCGCCGAACCCGCCGCTGGCGGTCCGCCTCGGCCTCCAGCCGGACCTGGAGGTGGTCGACTCGCCGATGGCCCGGCCGGCGGTGGCCCTGGTCGAGGAACTCGCGGCGGTGGCGCCGGTCCTGGCGGACGACCCGGAATGCCGGGTCCTGCTCCTGACGGGCTCGGCCCACCCGGGCCTGGCGGCCGCCGCCCTCGCCGCGGGCGCGTCGGGCCTGATCCTCCGGGACGGCCCGATCGAGGACCTGGCCGACGCGATCCGGCGGGCCGCCAGGGGCGAACAGGTGGTCGACCCCGCCCTCACGACGCCGTGA
- a CDS encoding MerR family transcriptional regulator, which produces MRIGEIAALVGLTTRAIRHYHHVGLLPEPERRPNGYRAYTVRDAVLLARVRRLTELGLSLDEVRDVLADDAGRELADVLAELDADLARQQAELAERRRRLAVLLAAPPGEGEPVSPALAVLLARAPDTASPSAAMDREHLTLLDASGTAGEEFYAALAPLAADPAVLALYERLDELADAPVDDPRIPALAAALVAAVPDEVFAAIPADGRPAVGEGFARALLAEYAPAQAEVVRRVMEAFTERGGK; this is translated from the coding sequence ATGCGGATCGGAGAGATCGCCGCGCTGGTCGGGCTCACCACCCGGGCCATCCGGCACTACCACCATGTCGGGCTGCTCCCGGAACCGGAGCGGCGCCCCAACGGATACCGGGCCTACACCGTGCGCGACGCCGTGCTGCTGGCCCGGGTGCGGCGGCTGACCGAGCTCGGCCTCAGCCTGGACGAGGTGCGCGACGTGCTCGCGGACGACGCGGGGCGCGAGCTGGCCGACGTACTGGCGGAACTCGACGCCGACCTGGCCCGTCAGCAGGCCGAACTCGCCGAGCGCCGGCGCCGGCTCGCCGTGCTGCTGGCCGCGCCGCCCGGGGAGGGCGAACCGGTCTCGCCCGCGCTCGCCGTGCTGCTCGCCAGGGCGCCGGACACGGCCTCGCCGAGCGCCGCGATGGACCGGGAGCACCTGACGCTGCTCGACGCGTCCGGCACCGCGGGCGAGGAGTTCTACGCCGCCCTCGCCCCGCTGGCGGCCGACCCGGCCGTCCTCGCGCTGTACGAGCGGCTGGACGAGCTGGCCGACGCCCCGGTCGACGACCCGCGCATCCCGGCGCTCGCCGCCGCCCTGGTGGCGGCCGTCCCCGACGAGGTGTTCGCGGCGATCCCGGCCGACGGCCGGCCCGCCGTCGGCGAGGGGTTCGCGCGGGCCCTGCTCGCCGAGTACGCCCCCGCGCAGGCGGAGGTCGTACGCCGGGTCATGGAGGCGTTCACGGAAAGGGGAGGGAAATGA
- a CDS encoding 3-oxoacyl-ACP reductase, which yields MSLPLEGLSAIVTGAGRGLGRAEAIELARLGASVVVNDFGQSGRDGSGEASAAPAEEVAAEIRAAGGQAVAHLGDVADFAQARELVELAVARFGKLDVLVNNAGILRDRMIFSMSEEEWDSVIRVHLKGHFNTTHFASAHWRERSKAAGGPVYGRIVNTSSEAFLGGSAGQPNYAAAKGGIVGLTTSTALALAKYGVTANAICPRARTRMTEDVFAGFQVPQEGKLDALAPEHVAPLVGYLASPASARANGQLFVVHGGIVVVMERPRVAAKFDTAKEAFSYEELDGLLTPHYESRPANETFAAAEVLGLKHD from the coding sequence ATGTCACTGCCACTTGAGGGGCTCAGCGCCATCGTCACGGGCGCGGGCCGCGGGCTCGGCCGGGCCGAGGCGATCGAGCTCGCGCGGCTCGGCGCGAGCGTGGTCGTCAACGACTTCGGCCAGAGCGGCCGCGACGGCTCCGGGGAGGCCTCGGCCGCCCCGGCCGAGGAGGTGGCCGCGGAGATCCGCGCGGCGGGCGGCCAGGCGGTGGCGCACCTCGGTGACGTGGCCGACTTCGCGCAGGCGCGGGAGCTGGTCGAGCTGGCGGTCGCCCGCTTCGGCAAGCTGGACGTCCTGGTCAACAACGCGGGCATCCTGCGCGACCGGATGATCTTCTCGATGTCGGAGGAGGAGTGGGATTCGGTCATCCGCGTCCACCTCAAGGGCCACTTCAACACCACCCACTTCGCCTCCGCGCACTGGCGGGAGCGGTCCAAGGCGGCGGGCGGCCCGGTCTACGGACGGATCGTCAACACCTCCTCGGAGGCCTTCCTCGGCGGTTCGGCCGGCCAGCCGAACTACGCGGCGGCCAAGGGCGGCATCGTCGGCCTCACCACCTCGACCGCCCTCGCCCTGGCCAAGTACGGGGTCACGGCCAACGCCATCTGCCCGCGCGCCCGGACCCGGATGACCGAGGACGTCTTCGCGGGCTTCCAGGTCCCGCAGGAGGGCAAGCTCGACGCCCTCGCCCCCGAACACGTCGCCCCGCTGGTCGGCTACCTCGCCTCGCCGGCCTCGGCCCGGGCCAACGGGCAGCTGTTCGTCGTGCACGGCGGGATCGTGGTCGTGATGGAACGCCCCCGGGTGGCGGCCAAGTTCGACACCGCCAAGGAGGCCTTCTCCTACGAGGAACTGGACGGCCTGCTCACCCCGCACTACGAGTCCCGCCCGGCGAACGAGACCTTCGCCGCGGCGGAGGTCCTGGGCCTCAAGCACGACTAG
- a CDS encoding lipid-transfer protein, whose product MKSYVVGVGMTKFEKPESRDWQYWDMAKEAGTAALADAGISYDQVEQVPVGYCFQASTAGQRAAYELGLTGVPVYNVNNNCATGSTALMMARQFVEGGISDCVLALGFEKMKRGALGGGADGGDFATSPVARHYGIMAAGHGFEMSPPTAQIFGNAAREHMERYGTTAAQLAAVGAKNHWHSANNPNAQFQDVYTVEEILAAKEIHAPLTKLQCSPTSDGAAAAVVVSERFVVRHGLHDKAVEIVAQAMTTDTAASFDSGSCIDVVGKPMTAAAARAVFSSSGLGIEDVDVIELHDCFSINELLTYEALGMCEDGAAGKLVESGATTYGGRWVVNPSGGLISKGHPLGATGLAQAAELTWQLRGEAGPRQVPNARVALAHNIGLGGAAVVTLLRR is encoded by the coding sequence ATGAAGTCGTACGTCGTGGGCGTCGGCATGACGAAGTTCGAGAAGCCGGAGTCGCGGGACTGGCAGTACTGGGACATGGCCAAGGAGGCCGGGACCGCGGCGCTGGCCGACGCGGGGATCTCGTACGACCAGGTCGAGCAGGTGCCGGTGGGGTACTGCTTCCAGGCGTCCACCGCCGGGCAGCGGGCGGCGTACGAGCTGGGGCTGACCGGGGTCCCCGTCTACAACGTGAACAACAACTGCGCGACGGGTTCGACGGCGCTGATGATGGCGCGGCAGTTCGTGGAGGGCGGGATCAGCGACTGCGTGCTCGCGCTGGGCTTCGAGAAGATGAAGCGGGGCGCGCTGGGGGGCGGGGCGGACGGAGGGGACTTCGCGACCTCGCCGGTCGCGCGGCACTACGGGATCATGGCGGCCGGCCACGGCTTCGAGATGTCGCCGCCGACCGCGCAGATCTTCGGGAACGCGGCGCGCGAGCACATGGAGCGGTACGGGACGACGGCCGCGCAGCTGGCGGCGGTGGGCGCCAAGAACCACTGGCACTCGGCGAACAACCCGAACGCGCAGTTCCAGGACGTGTACACGGTGGAGGAGATCCTGGCGGCGAAGGAGATCCACGCCCCGCTGACCAAACTCCAGTGCTCGCCGACGTCGGACGGGGCGGCGGCCGCGGTGGTGGTGTCGGAGCGGTTCGTGGTGCGGCACGGTCTGCACGACAAGGCGGTGGAGATCGTCGCCCAGGCGATGACGACGGACACGGCGGCGTCGTTCGACTCCGGCTCGTGCATCGACGTGGTCGGCAAGCCGATGACGGCGGCGGCGGCGCGGGCGGTCTTCTCCTCCTCGGGGCTCGGCATCGAGGACGTGGACGTGATCGAGCTGCACGACTGCTTCTCGATCAACGAGCTGCTGACGTACGAGGCGCTGGGCATGTGCGAGGACGGCGCCGCCGGGAAGCTGGTGGAGAGCGGGGCCACGACGTACGGCGGGCGGTGGGTGGTCAACCCCTCGGGCGGGCTGATCTCCAAGGGCCACCCGCTGGGCGCGACCGGCCTGGCGCAGGCCGCGGAACTGACCTGGCAGCTGCGCGGCGAAGCCGGCCCCCGCCAGGTCCCGAACGCCCGCGTGGCCCTGGCCCACAACATAGGCCTGGGCGGCGCGGCGGTCGTCACCCTCCTGCGCCGCTGA
- a CDS encoding Zn-dependent alcohol dehydrogenase has translation MRAALQSEIGQDKLEVVDDMEAVGFGPGKVRIRIKATGLCHSDLSAMSGVLPQPAPFIPGHEGSGEIVDVGDGVDTHRIGDRVLVCWLPPCGHCPACKRGQGHLCLEAFGNVATPNFRRTGTDIFGFAGTGTFAEEMVVPAACAVPIPDDLPYDIAALIGCGVTTGLGAAINTAKVEAGSSVAVIGCGGVGISVIQGAKVQGAAQIIAVDPVASRREAALRFGATEAVAPDAFADAKNRITAGEGFDYVFEVVGKSATTQTAYEMTRRGGSVVVVGAGALDDNYSINMFSLFFDEKKILPSMYGGGDVLRSYERTIALWRAGRVDLAGLITHRVHLAEINDALDQMRTGVALRTCIEL, from the coding sequence GTGCGCGCAGCACTGCAGAGCGAGATAGGCCAGGACAAGCTAGAGGTCGTCGACGACATGGAGGCCGTCGGCTTCGGCCCGGGCAAGGTGAGGATCCGCATCAAGGCCACCGGCCTGTGCCACTCCGACCTCTCCGCGATGAGCGGCGTACTGCCGCAGCCCGCCCCCTTCATCCCCGGCCACGAGGGCTCCGGCGAGATCGTGGACGTCGGCGACGGGGTCGACACCCACAGGATCGGCGACCGCGTCCTCGTCTGCTGGCTGCCGCCCTGCGGCCACTGCCCCGCCTGCAAGCGCGGCCAGGGCCACCTGTGCCTGGAGGCCTTCGGGAACGTCGCCACCCCCAACTTCCGCCGCACGGGCACCGACATCTTCGGCTTCGCCGGTACGGGAACCTTCGCCGAGGAGATGGTGGTCCCGGCGGCCTGCGCCGTCCCGATCCCCGACGACCTCCCGTACGACATCGCCGCGCTGATCGGCTGCGGGGTCACCACCGGACTCGGCGCAGCCATCAACACGGCCAAGGTGGAGGCCGGTTCCTCGGTCGCCGTCATCGGCTGCGGCGGCGTCGGCATCTCCGTCATCCAGGGCGCCAAGGTGCAGGGCGCTGCGCAGATCATCGCCGTCGACCCGGTCGCCTCCCGGCGCGAGGCGGCGCTCCGCTTCGGCGCCACCGAGGCGGTCGCGCCGGACGCGTTCGCCGACGCCAAGAACCGGATCACCGCCGGCGAGGGCTTCGACTACGTCTTCGAGGTCGTCGGCAAGTCCGCGACCACGCAGACCGCGTACGAGATGACGCGGCGCGGCGGCTCGGTCGTCGTGGTCGGCGCGGGCGCCCTCGACGACAACTACTCGATCAACATGTTCTCGCTGTTCTTCGACGAGAAGAAGATCCTGCCGTCGATGTACGGGGGCGGTGACGTGCTCCGCTCCTACGAGCGCACCATCGCGCTGTGGCGGGCCGGCCGGGTGGACCTGGCGGGCCTGATCACCCATCGGGTGCACCTCGCCGAGATCAACGACGCCCTCGACCAGATGCGTACGGGTGTGGCCCTGCGCACCTGCATCGAACTCTGA
- a CDS encoding MaoC/PaaZ C-terminal domain-containing protein, which yields MPIDAAKALAAAPRQGDIAWDHKDIQLYHLGLGAGRPATDPDELRYTLESKLHVLPSFATVAGAGMAMLGGLAAPGIDVNLAAVLHGGQSIELHRPIPVKGKATSSAKVAAVYDKGKAAVIVLRTEVADTDGPLWTSDAQIFVKGEGGFGGERGPSVRSEQPERAPDRVEERHIREEQALLYRLSGDWNPLHADPEFAKLAGFDRPILHGLCSYGMTLKAVVDTALGGDVSRVRAYRTRFAGIVFPGETLRIRMWQEPGLVRVSVTAVERDDAPVLADTVVEHA from the coding sequence ATGCCGATCGATGCCGCCAAGGCCCTCGCCGCCGCCCCCCGCCAGGGGGACATCGCCTGGGACCACAAGGACATCCAGCTCTACCACCTCGGTCTCGGCGCGGGCCGCCCCGCCACCGACCCCGACGAGCTGCGCTACACCCTGGAGTCCAAGCTCCACGTCCTGCCCAGCTTCGCGACCGTCGCCGGCGCCGGCATGGCCATGCTCGGCGGCCTGGCCGCCCCGGGGATCGACGTGAACCTCGCCGCCGTCCTGCACGGCGGCCAGTCCATCGAGCTGCACCGGCCGATCCCCGTCAAGGGGAAGGCCACCTCCTCCGCCAAGGTCGCCGCCGTCTACGACAAGGGCAAGGCGGCCGTCATCGTCCTGCGCACCGAAGTCGCCGACACGGACGGGCCGCTGTGGACCTCCGACGCGCAGATCTTCGTCAAGGGGGAGGGCGGCTTCGGCGGCGAGCGCGGGCCGTCCGTCAGGAGCGAGCAGCCCGAGCGCGCCCCCGACAGGGTCGAGGAACGCCACATCCGCGAGGAGCAGGCGCTGCTCTACCGCCTCTCCGGGGACTGGAACCCGCTCCACGCCGACCCCGAGTTCGCCAAGCTCGCCGGCTTCGACCGGCCGATCCTGCACGGCCTGTGCTCGTACGGCATGACCCTCAAGGCCGTCGTCGACACCGCCCTCGGCGGGGACGTCTCCCGCGTCCGCGCCTACCGCACGCGCTTCGCCGGAATCGTCTTCCCCGGCGAGACCCTGCGCATCCGGATGTGGCAGGAGCCCGGCCTCGTCCGGGTCTCGGTGACCGCCGTCGAACGGGACGACGCGCCGGTCCTCGCCGACACCGTCGTCGAACACGCGTAG
- a CDS encoding zinc ribbon domain-containing protein, giving the protein MNAEPADQIRLLDVQALDVRLSQLAHKRKSLPEHAEVDSLTKDLTQQRDLLVAAQTQASDAAREQTKAEQDVDQVRQRAARDQQRLDSGVGISARDLANLQSEVVSLAKRQGDLEDVVLEVMERLEAAQERVTEITERVSALETKLTDATARRDAATAEIDADAAKVTKDRELIVASVPADLIALYEKIRVKQGGVGAARLYQRRCEGCRLELDMAEVNEIKAAAANQVVRHDNCGRILVRTADSGI; this is encoded by the coding sequence CTGAACGCCGAGCCCGCCGACCAGATCCGACTTCTCGACGTCCAGGCCCTGGACGTCCGGCTGTCTCAGCTCGCCCACAAGCGCAAGTCGCTGCCGGAGCACGCCGAGGTCGACTCCCTGACCAAGGACCTCACCCAGCAGCGCGACCTGCTCGTCGCCGCCCAGACCCAGGCGAGCGACGCCGCCCGCGAGCAGACCAAGGCCGAGCAGGACGTCGACCAGGTGCGCCAGCGCGCGGCCCGCGACCAGCAGCGGCTCGACTCCGGCGTCGGCATCTCGGCCCGCGACCTGGCGAACCTGCAGAGCGAGGTCGTCTCCCTCGCCAAGCGGCAGGGCGACCTGGAGGACGTGGTCCTGGAGGTCATGGAGCGCCTGGAGGCCGCGCAGGAGCGCGTCACCGAGATCACCGAGCGCGTCTCCGCCCTGGAGACCAAGCTGACGGACGCCACCGCGCGCCGCGACGCCGCCACCGCCGAGATCGACGCCGACGCCGCCAAGGTCACCAAGGACCGCGAGCTGATCGTGGCCTCCGTCCCGGCCGACCTGATCGCCCTGTACGAGAAGATCCGCGTCAAGCAGGGCGGCGTCGGCGCCGCGCGCCTGTACCAGCGCCGCTGCGAGGGCTGCCGCCTGGAGCTCGACATGGCCGAGGTCAACGAGATCAAGGCCGCGGCCGCCAACCAGGTCGTCCGGCACGACAACTGCGGCCGCATCCTGGTCCGTACGGCGGACTCGGGCATCTGA
- a CDS encoding bifunctional RNase H/acid phosphatase, producing the protein MQSPVGLVVEADGGSRGNPGPAGYGSVVLDPATGETLAERAEYIGVATNNVAEYKGLIAGLKAARELAPDAQVLVRMDSKLVVEQMSGRWKIKHPDMKPLAAEAATILPRSQVTYQWIPREQNKHADRLANEAMDAGKHGRQWEPSASTAVFDRGAARALATPPPSGPPGDAAAGAAAVRAALASVSGTSATAAASATAGADTLFAEPGPGRPETTPSPASPPGQAAPTATAAPTSGWGPDMGTPATFVLLRHGETALTPQKRFSGSGGTDPELSPAGRRQAAAVAEALAARGTVQAVVSSPLRRCRETAQAVADRLGLEVVVEDGLRETDFGAWEGLTFGEVRERFPDDLQAWLDSPKAAPTGGGESFSAVTRRVSATRDRLLAAYAGRTVLVVTHVTPVKTLVRLALGAPPESLFRMELSAASLSAVAYYADGNASLRLLNDTSHLR; encoded by the coding sequence ATGCAGAGCCCTGTCGGGTTGGTCGTGGAGGCGGACGGCGGTTCCCGGGGCAACCCGGGGCCCGCCGGCTACGGCTCGGTCGTCCTCGACCCGGCGACGGGCGAGACGCTGGCCGAGCGCGCCGAGTACATCGGCGTCGCGACGAACAACGTGGCCGAGTACAAGGGGCTGATCGCGGGCCTCAAGGCCGCCCGCGAGCTGGCCCCGGACGCGCAGGTCCTCGTACGCATGGACTCCAAGCTCGTCGTCGAGCAGATGTCGGGCCGCTGGAAGATCAAGCACCCGGACATGAAGCCGCTGGCGGCCGAGGCGGCGACGATCCTGCCGCGCTCCCAGGTGACGTACCAGTGGATCCCGCGCGAGCAGAACAAGCACGCGGACCGGCTCGCCAACGAGGCGATGGACGCGGGCAAGCACGGCAGGCAGTGGGAGCCCTCCGCGTCCACGGCCGTCTTCGACCGGGGCGCCGCGCGCGCCCTGGCGACCCCGCCGCCCTCGGGCCCGCCGGGAGACGCCGCGGCCGGAGCGGCAGCCGTACGGGCCGCCCTCGCCTCGGTTTCCGGTACGTCGGCCACCGCGGCGGCGTCCGCCACGGCAGGGGCCGACACCCTGTTCGCGGAGCCCGGCCCCGGCCGGCCCGAGACCACCCCCTCCCCGGCGTCGCCCCCCGGCCAGGCCGCCCCCACCGCGACGGCGGCGCCCACCAGCGGCTGGGGCCCCGACATGGGCACCCCCGCCACCTTCGTGCTGCTGCGCCACGGGGAGACCGCCCTCACCCCGCAGAAGCGCTTCTCCGGCAGCGGCGGCACCGACCCGGAGCTGTCCCCGGCCGGCCGCCGCCAGGCCGCCGCCGTCGCCGAGGCCCTGGCCGCGCGCGGCACCGTCCAGGCGGTGGTCAGCTCCCCGCTGCGGCGCTGCCGGGAGACCGCCCAGGCAGTGGCGGACCGCCTCGGGCTGGAGGTCGTCGTCGAAGACGGCCTGCGCGAGACGGACTTCGGCGCCTGGGAGGGCCTGACGTTCGGCGAGGTGCGCGAGCGCTTCCCGGACGACCTCCAGGCCTGGCTGGACTCCCCGAAGGCGGCCCCCACGGGCGGCGGCGAGAGCTTCAGCGCGGTCACCCGCCGTGTCTCGGCCACCCGTGACCGGCTCCTCGCCGCGTACGCGGGCCGCACCGTGCTGGTGGTCACGCACGTGACCCCGGTCAAGACGCTGGTCCGCCTCGCCCTGGGCGCCCCGCCGGAATCCCTGTTCCGCATGGAACTCTCCGCGGCCTCCCTCTCGGCGGTGGCCTACTACGCGGACGGCAACGCCTCGCTGCGCCTCCTGAACGACACCTCGCACCTGCGCTGA
- a CDS encoding AraC family transcriptional regulator codes for MGATGPPASPAAVRRPAHPVSPATSAAGARRRPAAALRPHIVNYTGFRTRFPAPRHRLELPTGYVTLVFSFGEGLWVTRTGGPAATRLRPASGAMLSGPRTGAALGVHAGAVHGLEVNMSPLGAYRLFGIPVAQFEDAHVDLAEVLGPAGRHLTERLHSLGSWEARFRLLDDLFTARLERGPTASPEVRAALTRLWEDSGSLARATAETGWSARHLRARFREQVGLSPKGVARVFRLQHALRLLAAGTAPARVAAACGYHDQAHLGREVKALTGLAPSRFTALRAGLPPGSVLDRVPGRITSVLLSG; via the coding sequence ATGGGTGCCACCGGCCCGCCCGCGAGCCCGGCCGCCGTACGAAGGCCCGCGCACCCGGTGTCGCCCGCGACCTCCGCCGCGGGCGCCCGGCGCCGGCCCGCCGCCGCGCTGCGGCCGCACATCGTCAACTACACCGGGTTCCGCACGCGGTTCCCCGCGCCGCGGCACCGGCTGGAGCTGCCCACCGGGTACGTGACGCTCGTCTTCAGCTTCGGTGAGGGCCTGTGGGTCACCCGCACCGGCGGCCCGGCCGCCACCCGGCTGCGGCCCGCCTCGGGCGCCATGCTCAGCGGCCCGCGCACGGGCGCGGCGCTCGGGGTGCACGCGGGCGCCGTCCACGGGCTGGAGGTGAACATGAGCCCGCTCGGCGCGTACCGGCTGTTCGGGATCCCGGTGGCGCAGTTCGAGGACGCCCACGTGGACCTGGCCGAGGTGCTCGGCCCGGCCGGCCGTCATCTCACCGAGCGGCTGCACTCCCTCGGCTCCTGGGAGGCCCGCTTCCGGCTGCTCGACGACCTGTTCACCGCGCGCCTGGAGCGGGGCCCAACCGCCTCCCCCGAGGTGCGCGCGGCGCTGACCCGGCTGTGGGAGGACAGCGGCTCGCTGGCCCGGGCGACCGCCGAGACCGGATGGAGCGCCCGGCACCTGCGCGCCCGGTTCCGCGAGCAGGTCGGCCTGTCGCCCAAGGGTGTCGCCCGGGTGTTCCGGCTCCAGCACGCGCTGCGGCTGCTGGCCGCCGGGACGGCCCCGGCCCGGGTCGCGGCGGCCTGCGGCTACCACGACCAGGCGCATCTGGGCCGAGAGGTGAAGGCGCTGACCGGGCTGGCGCCGTCCCGGTTCACCGCCCTGCGCGCGGGCCTGCCGCCGGGCTCGGTCCTGGACCGGGTGCCGGGCCGGATCACGAGCGTCCTGCTGTCGGGCTGA